In the genome of Hippoglossus hippoglossus isolate fHipHip1 chromosome 12, fHipHip1.pri, whole genome shotgun sequence, one region contains:
- the wdr45 gene encoding WD repeat domain phosphoinositide-interacting protein 4, whose amino-acid sequence MAQQRGVNSLQFNQDQSCFCCAMETGVRIYNVEPLMEKGHLDHEQVGSVALCSMLHRSNLLAVVGGGVNPKFSEISVLIWDDALESRDPKDKLVLEFTFTKPVLAVRMRHDKIIIVLKNRIYVYSFPDNPVKLFEFDTRDNPKGLCDLCPSLEKQLLVFPGHKCGSLQLVDLSNTKPGTSSAPFTINAHQSEIACVALNQPGSVAASASRKGTLIRLFDTTTRDKLVELRRGTDPATLYCINFSHDSSFLCASSDKGTVHIFALKDTKLNRRSALARVGKVGPVIGQYVDSQWSLASFTVPAECACICAFGKNTSKNVNSVIAICVDGTFHKYVFTPDGNCNREAFDVYLDICDDDDF is encoded by the exons ATGGCTCAGCAGAGAGGAGTCAACAGTCTCCAGTTCAACCAGGACCAGA GTTGTTTCTGCTGTGCGATGGAGACGGGCGTCAGGATCTACAACGTGGAGCCGCTGATGGAGAAGGGTCACCTGG ACCACGAGCAGGTCGGCAGCGTGGCCCTCTGCTCCATGCTGCACCGATCCAACCTGCTGGCCGTGGTCGGAGGAGGAGTGAACCCAAAGTTCTCCGAAATATCTG tgcTGATCTGGGACGACGCTCTAGAGTCACGTGACCCCAAAGACAAGCTGGTCCTGGAGTTCACCTTCACGAAACCGGTTCTGGCCGTTCGCATGAGGCACGACAA GATCATCATCGTGTTAAAGAACAGGATCTATGTGTACAGTTTCCCAGACAACCCGGTCAAACTGTTTGAGTTTGACACCAGAGACAACCCCAAAG GTCTGTGTGATTTATGTCCCAGTCTGgagaagcagctgctggtgtttCCAGGTCATAAATGCGGCAGCTTGCAGCTGGTT GATTTGTCCAACACCAAACCTGGAACATCTTCCGCCCCATTTACCATCAACGCCCACCAGAGCGAGATCGCCTGCGTGGCTCTGAACCAGCCCGGCAGCGTGGCGGCGTCGGCGTCTCGTAAAGGAACGCTCATCCGCCTGTTCGACACGACGACCAGAGACAAACTGGTGGAGCTCCGCAGAGGAACCGACCCGGCCACCCTCTACTG CATCAACTTCAGTCACGACTCGTCGTTCCTTTGCGCCTCCAGTGACAAAGGCACAGTTCACATCTTTGCGCTCAAAGACACCAAACTGAACCGTCGCTCTGC ACTGGCTCGTGTTGGGAAGGTGGgtcctgtgattggtcagtaCGTGGACAGTCAGTGGTCGTTGGCCAGCTTCACCGTTCCGGCTGAATGTGCCTGTATCTGTGCTTTTGGAAAGAACACGTCCAAGAACGTCAACTCCGTCATCG CGATCTGTGTGGACGGAACCTTCCACAAGTACGTGTTCACGCCTGATGGAAACTGTAACCGTGAAGCCTTCGACGTGTATCTGGATATATGTGATGACGACGACTTCTGA
- the LOC117771391 gene encoding EKC/KEOPS complex subunit LAGE3 has product MAAPGGENEDVRGKTNPEPGKLEFSLDVPFPTSREAEVALCSLSPDREPRKGGISKHLSVSGRTLSVRWSADEARILRVSVNSFLDHLSLVVETMQMFGPPVSQ; this is encoded by the exons atggcggcgccaGGCGGAGAGAACGAGGATGTTCGCGGGAAAACAAACCCTGAACCCGGGAAACTGGAGTT CTCTCTGGACGTCCCTTTCCCGACGTCCCGAGAAGCCGAGGTCGCTCTGTGCTCTCTGTCCCCGGACCGAGAGCCGAGGAAAGGAGGCATCAGtaaacatctgtctgtgtccGGCCGCACGTTGTCTGT gaggTGGAGCGCAGACGAAGCTCGAATCCTCCGAGTGTCTGTGAACTCGTTTCTGGATCATCTGTCGCTCGTTGTCGAGACCATGCAGATGTTTGGCCCCCCCGTTTCCCAGTGA
- the LOC117771316 gene encoding cGMP-dependent protein kinase 1-like isoform X4: MLVHMAVSKSTGTLRDLQLALQLKIEELRQRDALIDELELELDTKDDVIRQLQLEMDRHRRPSQNAPNAAERASTEGAAVQNPAAPDEPQRTKRQAISAEPSVLDPSQLSDVTLTSYCKSKESSELIQRALMDNDFMKHLEHGQILTIMDCMSPTSLAKGCCVIQEGDDGSTVYVLEEGKVQVTKQGKKLCAIGPGKVFGELAILYNCTRTATVTALTDIKLWAIDRQGFQTIMMRTGLIKLSQYTDFLRSVPSLQSLPEDVLSKLADVLEETHYSEGDYIIRQGATGDTFFIISEGQVKVSQQNAAGDELLVEKTLSKGDWFGEQALQG; encoded by the exons ATGCTCGTCCACATGGCTGTGTCTAAAAGCACCGGGACCCTGCGGGACCTGCAGCTGGCTCTGCAGCTGAAGATCGAGGAGCTGCGACAGAGGGACGCTCTCATCGacgagctggagctggagctggacaCCAAAGATGATGTGATCcggcagctgcagctggagatgGACAGGCATCGCAGGCCGTCGCAGAACGCCCCCAACGCCGCAGAGAGGGCGAGCACAG AAGGAGCGGCGGTGCAGAATCCGGCGGCGCCTGACGAGCCGCAGCGAACCAAGAGACAGGCGATCTCAGCGGAGCCGTCAGTGCTGGACCCCTCCCAGCTCAGTGACGTCACACTCACCAGCTACTGCAAGTCCAAAga ATCCAGTGAGCTGATCCAGAGGGCGCTAATGGACAACGACTTCATGAAACATCTGGAGCACGGGCAG ATCCTCACCATCATGGACTGCATGAGTCCCACCAGCCTCGCTAAAGGCTGCTGTGTGATCCAGGAGGGAGACGACGGCTCCACGGTTTACGTCCTCGAGG AGGGGAAGGTGCAGGTGACCAAGCAGGGGAAGAAACTCTGCGCCATCGGTCCAGGAAAAGTGTTCGGAGAGCTCGCTATCCTGTACAACTGCACCCGCACCGCCACCGTGACAg CTCTAACCGACATCAAGCTCTGGGCGATCGACCGTCAGGGTTTCCAGACCATCATGATGAGGACCGGTCTCATCAAACTCTCCCAGTACACAGACTTCCTCCGCAG cGTTCCCTCCCTGCAGTCGCTACCTGAGGACGTTCTCAGTAAACTGGCTGATGTTCTGGAGGAG ACTCATTACAGCGAAGGTGATTACATTATCCGTCAGGGAGCCACCGGAGACACATTCTTCATCATCAGTGAAGGACAG GTGAAGGTCTCTCAGCAGAACGCAGCCGGCGACgagctgctggtggagaagACTCTTTCTAAAGGAGACTGGTTTGGAGAGCAGGCCCTGCAAGGGTGA
- the LOC117771316 gene encoding cGMP-dependent protein kinase 1-like isoform X2 — MLVHMAVSKSTGTLRDLQLALQLKIEELRQRDALIDELELELDTKDDVIRQLQLEMDRHRRPSQNAPNAAERASTGAAVQNPAAPDEPQRTKRQAISAEPSVLDPSQLSDVTLTSYCKSKESSELIQRALMDNDFMKHLEHGQILTIMDCMSPTSLAKGCCVIQEGDDGSTVYVLEEGKVQVTKQGKKLCAIGPGKVFGELAILYNCTRTATVTALTDIKLWAIDRQGFQTIMMRTGLIKLSQYTDFLRSVPSLQSLPEDVLSKLADVLEETHYSEGDYIIRQGATGDTFFIISEGQVKVSQQNAAGDELLVEKTLSKGDWFGEQALQGEDVRTASVTAVGDVTCLVIDRESFKQLIGGLDDVNNKQNDDDEVEAKLQAEADFFCSVSLSDFNIICTLGMGGFSRVELLQLKKDPSRSFALKVLKKRHILDTSQQGHILSERRIMMEAHSPFIIRLYRTFRNAKYLYMLLEACLGGELWTLLRDRGSFDDGTTRFYTGCVIEALAFLHSRGIIYRDIKPENIILDHRGYAKLVDFGFAKKVGLGKKTWTFCGTPEYVAPEIILNKGHDSSADCWSLGILVFELLSGSPPFSGSDPMNTYNIILKGIDMIEFPKKITKSAANLVKRLCRDNPSERLGNQKNGVKDIQKHKWFEGFNWDGLRQGTTDSPFTPTVNGPLDNGNFDYFPEDTDDPPPDEESGWDLEF, encoded by the exons ATGCTCGTCCACATGGCTGTGTCTAAAAGCACCGGGACCCTGCGGGACCTGCAGCTGGCTCTGCAGCTGAAGATCGAGGAGCTGCGACAGAGGGACGCTCTCATCGacgagctggagctggagctggacaCCAAAGATGATGTGATCcggcagctgcagctggagatgGACAGGCATCGCAGGCCGTCGCAGAACGCCCCCAACGCCGCAGAGAGGGCGAGCACAG GAGCGGCGGTGCAGAATCCGGCGGCGCCTGACGAGCCGCAGCGAACCAAGAGACAGGCGATCTCAGCGGAGCCGTCAGTGCTGGACCCCTCCCAGCTCAGTGACGTCACACTCACCAGCTACTGCAAGTCCAAAga ATCCAGTGAGCTGATCCAGAGGGCGCTAATGGACAACGACTTCATGAAACATCTGGAGCACGGGCAG ATCCTCACCATCATGGACTGCATGAGTCCCACCAGCCTCGCTAAAGGCTGCTGTGTGATCCAGGAGGGAGACGACGGCTCCACGGTTTACGTCCTCGAGG AGGGGAAGGTGCAGGTGACCAAGCAGGGGAAGAAACTCTGCGCCATCGGTCCAGGAAAAGTGTTCGGAGAGCTCGCTATCCTGTACAACTGCACCCGCACCGCCACCGTGACAg CTCTAACCGACATCAAGCTCTGGGCGATCGACCGTCAGGGTTTCCAGACCATCATGATGAGGACCGGTCTCATCAAACTCTCCCAGTACACAGACTTCCTCCGCAG cGTTCCCTCCCTGCAGTCGCTACCTGAGGACGTTCTCAGTAAACTGGCTGATGTTCTGGAGGAG ACTCATTACAGCGAAGGTGATTACATTATCCGTCAGGGAGCCACCGGAGACACATTCTTCATCATCAGTGAAGGACAG GTGAAGGTCTCTCAGCAGAACGCAGCCGGCGACgagctgctggtggagaagACTCTTTCTAAAGGAGACTGGTTTGGAGAGCAGGCCCTGCAAGG GGAGGATGTTCGTACCGCCAGCGTCACGGCGGTGGGAGACGTCACATGTCTGGTCATCGACAGAGA GTCTTTCAAGCAGCTGATTGGAGGACTGGATGATGTCAACAACAAGCAGAACGACGACGACGAGGTCGAAGCAAA GCTGCAGGCCGAGGCAGATTTCTTCTGCAGCGTCTCGCTCAGTGATTTCAACATCATCTGCACGCTGGGGATGGGAGGCTTCAGTCGTGTGGagctg TTGCAATTAAAGAAGGATCCCAGTCGGTCGTTCGCCCTCAAGGTTTTGAAGAAGCGTCACATCCTGGACACCAGCCAGCAGGGCCACATCCTGTCTGAGCGCCGCATCATGATGGAGGCTCACAGCCCCTTCATCATCAG GTTGTACCGGACTTTCAGGAACGCCAAATATCTGTACATGCTGCTGGAGGCGTGTCTGGGAGGAGAGCTGTGGACGCTGCTGAGAGACAG GGGTTCGTTTGACGACGGCACCACTCGGTTTTACACGGGCTGTGTCATCGAGGCTCTGGCGTTCCTGCACTCCAGAGGAATCATCTACAGAGACATCAAACctgagaacatcatcctggacCACAGAGGATACGCCAAGCTG GTGGACTTTGGCTTTGCAAAGAAAGTGGGTCTGGGTAAGAAGACGTGGACGTTCTGTGGGACTCCAGAGTACGTTGCCCCGGAGATCATCCTGAACAAAGGTCACGACAGTTCGGCCGACTGCTGGTCTCTGGGCATCCTGGTGTTTGAGCTGCTCAGCGGCAG tcCTCCGTTCTCAGGTTCTGATCCCATGAATACGTACAACATCATCCTGAAAGGCATCGACATGATCGAGTTTCCGAAGAAGATCACGAAGAGCGCCGCCAACCTCGTCAAACGCCTCTGCAG agacaACCCTTCAGAGCGGCTGGGGAATCAGAAGAATGGAGTGAAGGACATCCAGAAACACAA GTGGTTTGAGGGCTTCAACTGGGACGGCCTCCGCCAGGGAACCACAGACTCTCCGTTCACGCCCACA GTGAACGGACCCCTGGACAACGGCAACTTTGATTATTTCCCAGAAGACACTGACGACCCTCCTCCCGACGAAGAGTCCGGATGGGACCTGGAGTTTTAA
- the LOC117771316 gene encoding cGMP-dependent protein kinase 1-like isoform X1, giving the protein MLVHMAVSKSTGTLRDLQLALQLKIEELRQRDALIDELELELDTKDDVIRQLQLEMDRHRRPSQNAPNAAERASTEGAAVQNPAAPDEPQRTKRQAISAEPSVLDPSQLSDVTLTSYCKSKESSELIQRALMDNDFMKHLEHGQILTIMDCMSPTSLAKGCCVIQEGDDGSTVYVLEEGKVQVTKQGKKLCAIGPGKVFGELAILYNCTRTATVTALTDIKLWAIDRQGFQTIMMRTGLIKLSQYTDFLRSVPSLQSLPEDVLSKLADVLEETHYSEGDYIIRQGATGDTFFIISEGQVKVSQQNAAGDELLVEKTLSKGDWFGEQALQGEDVRTASVTAVGDVTCLVIDRESFKQLIGGLDDVNNKQNDDDEVEAKLQAEADFFCSVSLSDFNIICTLGMGGFSRVELLQLKKDPSRSFALKVLKKRHILDTSQQGHILSERRIMMEAHSPFIIRLYRTFRNAKYLYMLLEACLGGELWTLLRDRGSFDDGTTRFYTGCVIEALAFLHSRGIIYRDIKPENIILDHRGYAKLVDFGFAKKVGLGKKTWTFCGTPEYVAPEIILNKGHDSSADCWSLGILVFELLSGSPPFSGSDPMNTYNIILKGIDMIEFPKKITKSAANLVKRLCRDNPSERLGNQKNGVKDIQKHKWFEGFNWDGLRQGTTDSPFTPTVNGPLDNGNFDYFPEDTDDPPPDEESGWDLEF; this is encoded by the exons ATGCTCGTCCACATGGCTGTGTCTAAAAGCACCGGGACCCTGCGGGACCTGCAGCTGGCTCTGCAGCTGAAGATCGAGGAGCTGCGACAGAGGGACGCTCTCATCGacgagctggagctggagctggacaCCAAAGATGATGTGATCcggcagctgcagctggagatgGACAGGCATCGCAGGCCGTCGCAGAACGCCCCCAACGCCGCAGAGAGGGCGAGCACAG AAGGAGCGGCGGTGCAGAATCCGGCGGCGCCTGACGAGCCGCAGCGAACCAAGAGACAGGCGATCTCAGCGGAGCCGTCAGTGCTGGACCCCTCCCAGCTCAGTGACGTCACACTCACCAGCTACTGCAAGTCCAAAga ATCCAGTGAGCTGATCCAGAGGGCGCTAATGGACAACGACTTCATGAAACATCTGGAGCACGGGCAG ATCCTCACCATCATGGACTGCATGAGTCCCACCAGCCTCGCTAAAGGCTGCTGTGTGATCCAGGAGGGAGACGACGGCTCCACGGTTTACGTCCTCGAGG AGGGGAAGGTGCAGGTGACCAAGCAGGGGAAGAAACTCTGCGCCATCGGTCCAGGAAAAGTGTTCGGAGAGCTCGCTATCCTGTACAACTGCACCCGCACCGCCACCGTGACAg CTCTAACCGACATCAAGCTCTGGGCGATCGACCGTCAGGGTTTCCAGACCATCATGATGAGGACCGGTCTCATCAAACTCTCCCAGTACACAGACTTCCTCCGCAG cGTTCCCTCCCTGCAGTCGCTACCTGAGGACGTTCTCAGTAAACTGGCTGATGTTCTGGAGGAG ACTCATTACAGCGAAGGTGATTACATTATCCGTCAGGGAGCCACCGGAGACACATTCTTCATCATCAGTGAAGGACAG GTGAAGGTCTCTCAGCAGAACGCAGCCGGCGACgagctgctggtggagaagACTCTTTCTAAAGGAGACTGGTTTGGAGAGCAGGCCCTGCAAGG GGAGGATGTTCGTACCGCCAGCGTCACGGCGGTGGGAGACGTCACATGTCTGGTCATCGACAGAGA GTCTTTCAAGCAGCTGATTGGAGGACTGGATGATGTCAACAACAAGCAGAACGACGACGACGAGGTCGAAGCAAA GCTGCAGGCCGAGGCAGATTTCTTCTGCAGCGTCTCGCTCAGTGATTTCAACATCATCTGCACGCTGGGGATGGGAGGCTTCAGTCGTGTGGagctg TTGCAATTAAAGAAGGATCCCAGTCGGTCGTTCGCCCTCAAGGTTTTGAAGAAGCGTCACATCCTGGACACCAGCCAGCAGGGCCACATCCTGTCTGAGCGCCGCATCATGATGGAGGCTCACAGCCCCTTCATCATCAG GTTGTACCGGACTTTCAGGAACGCCAAATATCTGTACATGCTGCTGGAGGCGTGTCTGGGAGGAGAGCTGTGGACGCTGCTGAGAGACAG GGGTTCGTTTGACGACGGCACCACTCGGTTTTACACGGGCTGTGTCATCGAGGCTCTGGCGTTCCTGCACTCCAGAGGAATCATCTACAGAGACATCAAACctgagaacatcatcctggacCACAGAGGATACGCCAAGCTG GTGGACTTTGGCTTTGCAAAGAAAGTGGGTCTGGGTAAGAAGACGTGGACGTTCTGTGGGACTCCAGAGTACGTTGCCCCGGAGATCATCCTGAACAAAGGTCACGACAGTTCGGCCGACTGCTGGTCTCTGGGCATCCTGGTGTTTGAGCTGCTCAGCGGCAG tcCTCCGTTCTCAGGTTCTGATCCCATGAATACGTACAACATCATCCTGAAAGGCATCGACATGATCGAGTTTCCGAAGAAGATCACGAAGAGCGCCGCCAACCTCGTCAAACGCCTCTGCAG agacaACCCTTCAGAGCGGCTGGGGAATCAGAAGAATGGAGTGAAGGACATCCAGAAACACAA GTGGTTTGAGGGCTTCAACTGGGACGGCCTCCGCCAGGGAACCACAGACTCTCCGTTCACGCCCACA GTGAACGGACCCCTGGACAACGGCAACTTTGATTATTTCCCAGAAGACACTGACGACCCTCCTCCCGACGAAGAGTCCGGATGGGACCTGGAGTTTTAA
- the LOC117771316 gene encoding cGMP-dependent protein kinase 1-like isoform X3, which produces MLVHMAVSKSTGTLRDLQLALQLKIEELRQRDALIDELELELDTKDDVIRQLQLEMDRHRRPSQNAPNAAERASTEGAAVQNPAAPDEPQRTKRQAISAEPSVLDPSQLSDVTLTSYCKSKESSELIQRALMDNDFMKHLEHGQILTIMDCMSPTSLAKGCCVIQEGDDGSTVYVLEEGKVQVTKQGKKLCAIGPGKVFGELAILYNCTRTATVTALTDIKLWAIDRQGFQTIMMRTGLIKLSQYTDFLRSVPSLQSLPEDVLSKLADVLEETHYSEGDYIIRQGATGDTFFIISEGQVKVSQQNAAGDELLVEKTLSKGDWFGEQALQGEDVRTASVTAVGDVTCLVIDRESFKQLIGGLDDVNNKQNDDDEVEAKLQAEADFFCSVSLSDFNIICTLGMGGFSRVELLQLKKDPSRSFALKVLKKRHILDTSQQGHILSERRIMMEAHSPFIIRLYRTFRNAKYLYMLLEACLGGELWTLLRDRGSFDDGTTRFYTGCVIEALAFLHSRGIIYRDIKPENIILDHRGYAKLVDFGFAKKVGLGKKTWTFCGTPEYVAPEIILNKGHDSSADCWSLGILVFELLSGR; this is translated from the exons ATGCTCGTCCACATGGCTGTGTCTAAAAGCACCGGGACCCTGCGGGACCTGCAGCTGGCTCTGCAGCTGAAGATCGAGGAGCTGCGACAGAGGGACGCTCTCATCGacgagctggagctggagctggacaCCAAAGATGATGTGATCcggcagctgcagctggagatgGACAGGCATCGCAGGCCGTCGCAGAACGCCCCCAACGCCGCAGAGAGGGCGAGCACAG AAGGAGCGGCGGTGCAGAATCCGGCGGCGCCTGACGAGCCGCAGCGAACCAAGAGACAGGCGATCTCAGCGGAGCCGTCAGTGCTGGACCCCTCCCAGCTCAGTGACGTCACACTCACCAGCTACTGCAAGTCCAAAga ATCCAGTGAGCTGATCCAGAGGGCGCTAATGGACAACGACTTCATGAAACATCTGGAGCACGGGCAG ATCCTCACCATCATGGACTGCATGAGTCCCACCAGCCTCGCTAAAGGCTGCTGTGTGATCCAGGAGGGAGACGACGGCTCCACGGTTTACGTCCTCGAGG AGGGGAAGGTGCAGGTGACCAAGCAGGGGAAGAAACTCTGCGCCATCGGTCCAGGAAAAGTGTTCGGAGAGCTCGCTATCCTGTACAACTGCACCCGCACCGCCACCGTGACAg CTCTAACCGACATCAAGCTCTGGGCGATCGACCGTCAGGGTTTCCAGACCATCATGATGAGGACCGGTCTCATCAAACTCTCCCAGTACACAGACTTCCTCCGCAG cGTTCCCTCCCTGCAGTCGCTACCTGAGGACGTTCTCAGTAAACTGGCTGATGTTCTGGAGGAG ACTCATTACAGCGAAGGTGATTACATTATCCGTCAGGGAGCCACCGGAGACACATTCTTCATCATCAGTGAAGGACAG GTGAAGGTCTCTCAGCAGAACGCAGCCGGCGACgagctgctggtggagaagACTCTTTCTAAAGGAGACTGGTTTGGAGAGCAGGCCCTGCAAGG GGAGGATGTTCGTACCGCCAGCGTCACGGCGGTGGGAGACGTCACATGTCTGGTCATCGACAGAGA GTCTTTCAAGCAGCTGATTGGAGGACTGGATGATGTCAACAACAAGCAGAACGACGACGACGAGGTCGAAGCAAA GCTGCAGGCCGAGGCAGATTTCTTCTGCAGCGTCTCGCTCAGTGATTTCAACATCATCTGCACGCTGGGGATGGGAGGCTTCAGTCGTGTGGagctg TTGCAATTAAAGAAGGATCCCAGTCGGTCGTTCGCCCTCAAGGTTTTGAAGAAGCGTCACATCCTGGACACCAGCCAGCAGGGCCACATCCTGTCTGAGCGCCGCATCATGATGGAGGCTCACAGCCCCTTCATCATCAG GTTGTACCGGACTTTCAGGAACGCCAAATATCTGTACATGCTGCTGGAGGCGTGTCTGGGAGGAGAGCTGTGGACGCTGCTGAGAGACAG GGGTTCGTTTGACGACGGCACCACTCGGTTTTACACGGGCTGTGTCATCGAGGCTCTGGCGTTCCTGCACTCCAGAGGAATCATCTACAGAGACATCAAACctgagaacatcatcctggacCACAGAGGATACGCCAAGCTG GTGGACTTTGGCTTTGCAAAGAAAGTGGGTCTGGGTAAGAAGACGTGGACGTTCTGTGGGACTCCAGAGTACGTTGCCCCGGAGATCATCCTGAACAAAGGTCACGACAGTTCGGCCGACTGCTGGTCTCTGGGCATCCTGGTGTTTGAGCTGCTCAGCGGCAGGTAA
- the stc1l gene encoding stanniocalcin 1, like, whose amino-acid sequence MLRGSALLVLVLGSAACFELLPEEAAPRRARFSANSPTDVARCLTGAVSVGCGFFSCLENSTCDTDGMHEICELFLHTAATFNTEGKTFVKKTLQCISQGISSKVFQTIRRCNIFQRMIAEVQEECYTSLDICTVARSNPDAIGEVVQVPAHFPNRYYSTLLQTLQACDEETVATVRSGLIARLGPDMETFLQLVQNKPCAAGSGAATYNNPSSWRNMPVFNVQPGFRGRDPTHLFARRSVDAAEGDVTEN is encoded by the exons ATGCTGCGCGGCTCCGCTCTGCTCGTGCTCGTGCTCGGCTCCGCCGCGTGTTTCGAGCTGCTCCCGGAGGAGGCGGCCCCCCGCCGGGCACGGTTCTCCGCCAACAGCCCCA ctgatgTGGCCAGATGTTTGACCGGTGCTGTGTCTGTGGGCTGCGGCTTCTTCTCTTGTCTGGAGAATTCAACCTGCGACACCGATGGGATGCACGAAATCTGTGAACTCTTCCTCCACACGGCTGCAACCTTCAACACAGAG GGTAAAACCTTTGTGAAGAAGACTCTTCAGTGCATCTCCCAGGGAATCTCATCAAAGGTTTTCCAAACCATCCGCCGCTGTAACATCTTCCAGAGGATGATCGCTGAG gtGCAAGAAGAGTGTTACACCAGTCTGGACATCTGCACTGTGGCTCGTAGTAACCCTGACGCCATCGGAGAGGTGGTGCAGGTACCGGCTCACTTCCCCAACAG ATATTACAGCACGCTGCTGCAGACGCTGCAGGCGTGCGACGAGGAGACGGTGGCGACCGTGAGGTCTGGCCTCATCGCCAGGTTGGGCCCCGACATGGAGACGTTCCTCCAGCTCGTCCAGAACAAGCCCTGCGCCGCCGGCTCCGGCGCCGCCACCTACAACAACCCGTCCAGCTGGAGGAACATGCCCGTGTTCAACGTCCAGCCCGGCTTCAGGGGCCGAGACCCCACTCACCTGTTCGCCAGGAGGTCTGTGGACGCCGCTGAAGGCGACGTGACAGAGAATTAG